Proteins encoded by one window of Sediminicoccus rosea:
- a CDS encoding FAD-dependent oxidoreductase: MPTTYTQPRYAFRPHPGSEERAPIVIAGAGLVGLTAALDLARRGLRVVVVDEDDTVSFGSRAICFAKRSLEIFARLGLGEKFLEKGITWNQGRVFFQSREAYSFNLLPEDGHEFPAFVNLQQYYAEQWLVEACEGTGLVDLRWKSRVTGIENRTDGARLAIETPAGSYTLHADWLLAADGARSFIRETLGLAFTGQVFRDRFLIADVVMNAPFPTERWFWFDPPFHPGQSVLLHKQPDDVWRIDFQLGWDADPEREKDPERVRQRVTQMLGPDVPFDLEWVSVYTFRCRRMERFRHGRIFFLGDAAHQVSPFGARGGNGGVQDADNLCWKLAAVLRGEAPEALLDSYDAERIPAADENILNSTRSTDFITPKNAAARAFRDAVLELAEDWALARPLVNSGRLSRPSTLWNSPLNGPDEAPGQAPPGTPAPDAPVLRGETRDWLLRQIGADGGFTLLAREVTPVPLPGITTLVLTDTPRPGTLLDHSGLVAARYGLSPGECVLLRPDQHVAARFTTAAPGPILAARDKALGR, from the coding sequence TTGCCGACGACATATACGCAGCCGCGCTACGCCTTCCGCCCGCATCCGGGCAGTGAGGAACGGGCGCCCATCGTCATAGCGGGCGCCGGTCTGGTCGGACTGACCGCCGCGCTCGACCTCGCGCGGCGCGGGCTGCGCGTGGTGGTGGTGGATGAGGATGACACGGTGAGCTTCGGCAGCCGCGCCATCTGCTTTGCCAAGCGCAGTCTGGAGATCTTCGCGCGGCTCGGCCTTGGTGAGAAGTTCCTGGAGAAGGGCATCACCTGGAACCAGGGCCGCGTCTTCTTCCAGTCGCGCGAGGCCTATAGCTTCAACCTGCTGCCGGAGGACGGCCACGAATTCCCGGCCTTCGTGAACCTGCAGCAGTATTACGCCGAGCAATGGCTGGTGGAGGCCTGCGAGGGCACGGGCCTCGTGGATCTGCGCTGGAAGTCGCGTGTCACCGGGATCGAGAACCGGACGGATGGCGCGCGCCTCGCCATCGAGACGCCGGCCGGTTCCTACACGCTGCACGCCGACTGGCTGCTGGCCGCCGATGGCGCGCGCAGCTTCATCCGCGAGACGCTGGGCCTCGCCTTCACCGGGCAGGTGTTCCGCGACCGCTTCCTCATCGCCGATGTGGTGATGAACGCCCCCTTCCCGACCGAGCGCTGGTTCTGGTTCGATCCGCCCTTCCATCCCGGCCAGTCGGTGCTGCTGCACAAGCAGCCGGACGATGTCTGGCGCATTGATTTCCAGCTCGGCTGGGACGCCGATCCGGAGCGCGAGAAGGACCCCGAGCGGGTGCGCCAGCGCGTGACGCAGATGCTGGGCCCCGACGTGCCCTTCGACCTCGAATGGGTCAGCGTCTACACCTTCCGCTGCCGCCGTATGGAGCGCTTCCGCCATGGCCGGATCTTCTTCCTCGGCGACGCCGCGCACCAGGTGAGCCCCTTCGGCGCGCGCGGCGGCAATGGCGGCGTGCAGGATGCCGACAACCTATGCTGGAAGCTCGCCGCTGTGCTGCGCGGCGAAGCGCCCGAGGCGCTGCTCGACAGCTACGACGCTGAGCGCATCCCGGCTGCGGATGAGAACATCCTGAACTCCACCCGCAGCACGGATTTCATCACGCCGAAGAACGCCGCCGCGCGCGCCTTCCGCGACGCTGTGCTGGAACTGGCGGAGGATTGGGCGCTGGCCCGTCCGCTGGTGAATTCCGGCCGCCTCTCGCGCCCCTCGACGCTCTGGAACAGCCCGCTGAACGGCCCGGACGAAGCGCCGGGGCAGGCCCCGCCCGGCACGCCCGCGCCCGATGCGCCCGTGCTGCGCGGCGAGACGCGCGACTGGCTGCTGCGCCAGATCGGCGCTGATGGCGGGTTCACGCTGCTGGCGCGCGAGGTGACGCCCGTGCCCCTGCCCGGCATCACGACGCTCGTGCTCACCGACACGCCGCGCCCCGGCACGCTGCTGGACCATTCGGGCCTTGTCGCCGCGCGCTACGGCCTCAGCCCCGGTGAATGCGTGCTGCTGCGGCCCGACCAGCATGTCGCCGCGCGCTTCACCACCGCGGCCCCCGGGCCCATCCTCGCCGCCCGTGACAAGGCTCTTGGACGATGA
- a CDS encoding MBL fold metallo-hydrolase — MSFASTQDLADKHVSFDELGPGLYAYTAEGDPNSGVIVGPDGVVVVDAQATPIMAADVQARIATVTPLPVKQVVLSHYHAVRVLGASGYPAHSIICSDATRDLIVERGAQDRDSEIGRFPRLFRGRESIPGLTWPTQSFHRKMSLWLGEREARIIHIGRSHTSGDTVVWMPKEKVLFAGDTVEFGATPYCGDAHFADWPATIAAIRELGPEKLVPGRGAALLTKADVAQALHETESFTSDLFGLAKQAVAKGWNLTQLYAEAMGVMRPKYGHWVIFEHCMPFNVSRAFDEASGITHPRIWTAERDLEMWRAVEGASPMKSAEVH; from the coding sequence ATGAGCTTCGCCTCCACGCAGGACCTGGCCGACAAGCACGTCTCCTTCGACGAGCTCGGCCCCGGCCTCTATGCCTATACCGCCGAGGGCGACCCCAATTCCGGCGTCATCGTGGGACCGGACGGTGTGGTGGTGGTGGATGCGCAGGCCACGCCGATCATGGCCGCCGATGTGCAGGCACGGATCGCCACCGTGACACCCCTGCCCGTGAAGCAGGTGGTCCTCTCGCATTATCACGCGGTGCGCGTGCTGGGTGCCTCGGGCTATCCGGCGCATTCCATCATCTGCTCGGACGCGACGCGCGACCTCATCGTCGAGCGCGGCGCGCAGGACAGGGACAGCGAGATCGGCCGCTTCCCACGCCTCTTCCGCGGGCGGGAGAGCATCCCCGGCCTCACCTGGCCGACGCAGAGCTTCCACCGGAAGATGTCGCTCTGGCTCGGCGAGCGCGAGGCGCGGATCATCCATATCGGCCGCAGCCACACATCGGGCGACACGGTGGTCTGGATGCCGAAGGAGAAGGTCCTCTTCGCCGGTGACACGGTGGAGTTCGGCGCGACCCCCTATTGCGGCGACGCGCATTTCGCCGACTGGCCCGCCACCATCGCCGCCATCCGCGAACTGGGGCCCGAGAAGCTCGTCCCTGGCCGCGGTGCCGCGCTGCTGACCAAGGCCGACGTGGCCCAGGCGCTGCACGAGACGGAGAGCTTCACCAGTGACCTCTTCGGCCTCGCAAAGCAGGCGGTGGCGAAGGGCTGGAACCTGACGCAGCTCTATGCCGAGGCGATGGGCGTGATGCGACCGAAATACGGGCATTGGGTGATCTTCGAGCATTGCATGCCCTTCAATGTCAGCCGCGCCTTCGACGAGGCGAGCGGCATCACCCATCCGCGCATCTGGACCGCCGAGCGCGACCTCGAGATGTGGCGCGCGGTCGAGGGCGCGTCGCCCATGAAGTCCGCCGAAGTGCACTGA